In a genomic window of Eriocheir sinensis breed Jianghai 21 chromosome 38, ASM2467909v1, whole genome shotgun sequence:
- the LOC127008610 gene encoding protein N-terminal asparagine amidohydrolase-like, with the protein MHLLTRINELSMGYTEGRLELCVVGGFQDVRGICEKVTLSLLNAFHKSPPHILLLLLCTGEANTTLRGNISWPMVKGIGVSTQNGKIFPATFTDKGPYLVLRSTRIFTGAQQMVDVYDCALGLLRIGPFNYEPHAGVELLLQQTDDVILQCLSTTPEVEGPTWVKMVREVLKHIKEHPFPAVTIFPDNRPHYFRRDNIGSWTPAELPNNNDSTPDANVQAAVQAVAATGAWTQAGGVTTTSAPPTPAALSPAPWGASVPHSSLQLDCRLKTHLAVPPVVNPGQHYDDPLLNPVKERFMPTWQASQL; encoded by the exons ATGCACCTCCTCACGCGCATCAATGAGCTCTCCATGGGCTACACAGAAGGCCGCCTCGAGCTCTGCGTCGTCGGGGGCTTCCAGGACGTCCGTGGCATCTGCGAGAAGGTCACGCTCTCCCTCCTGA ACGCCTTCCACAAGAGCCCGCCACacatcctcctgctgctgctgtgcaCGGGGGAGGCCAACACCACGCTGCGGGGCAACATCTCCTGGCCGATGGTGAAGGGCATTG GAGTGAGTACGCAGAATGGCAAGATCTTCCCGGCCACCTTCACCGACAAGGGCCCGTACCTGGTGCTGCGCTCAACGAGGATCTTCACAGGAGCCCAGCAG ATGGTGGATGTGTACGACTGTGCCCTGGGTCTGCTGCGCATCGGACCCTTCAACTATGAGCCTCACGCCGGGGTGGAGCTGCTGCTGCAACAGACGGATGACGTGATCCTGCAGTGCCTCTCCACCACGCCCGAGGTGGAGGGGCCCACATGGGTCAAGATG gtGCGTGAGGTCCTGAAGCACATCAAGGAGCACCCCTTCCCCGCTGTCACCATCTTCCCCGACAACCGGCCGCACTACTTCCGCCGGGACAACATTGGCTCCTGGACTCCCGCCGAGCTGCCCAACAACAATGACTCCACGCCCGACGCCAACGTGCAGGCCGCCGTGCAGGCCGTGGCCGCCACCGGGGCATGGACGCAGGCCGGCGGCGTCACCACCACCTCGGCACCACCCACCCCGGCCgccctctcccctgccccctgGGGTGCCTCTGTGCCCCACAG CTCCCTGCAATTGGACTGCCGCCTCAAGACCCATCTGGCCGTCCCGCCCGTGGTCAACCCCGGGCAGCATTATGACGACCCGCTCCTCAACCCTGTCAAGGAGCGTTTCATGCCCACGTGGCAGGCCTCGCAGTTGTga